A stretch of Peteryoungia algae DNA encodes these proteins:
- a CDS encoding aminopeptidase, translating into MTLPDLSASIDPQKLDKLAAVAIKVGLQLQEGQDLVLTAPLVALPLVRLITAHAYQAGAATVTTFYSDEETTLARYRHGHDESFDRAPNWLYDGMAKAYENGAARLAIAGDNPLLLSQEDPAKVGRANKATSIAYKPALEHISNFDINWNICSYPNPSWAKLVFPDMPIEEAVRKLADAIFAASRVDRDDPIAAWAAHNAELRTRSTWLNGERFAALHFTGPGTDLTVGLADGHEWHGGASTAKNGVTCNPNIPTEEVFTTPHALKVEGHVSSTKPLSHQGTLIDDIQVRFEGGRIVEAKASKGEAVLNKVLDTDEGARRLGEVALVPHSSPISASGVLFYNTLFDENASCHIALGQCYSKCFLDGASLSQDQIKAQGGNSSLIHIDWMIGSDKVDIDGILADGSKVPVMRRGEWA; encoded by the coding sequence GGTCGGACTGCAGTTGCAAGAGGGCCAGGATCTGGTGCTGACGGCCCCGCTTGTCGCCCTGCCGCTGGTGCGGCTGATCACGGCGCATGCCTACCAGGCGGGCGCCGCGACGGTCACGACCTTCTATTCGGACGAAGAGACAACCCTCGCGCGTTATCGCCATGGACATGACGAAAGCTTCGACCGCGCGCCGAACTGGCTCTATGACGGTATGGCCAAGGCCTATGAGAACGGTGCGGCGCGTCTTGCGATTGCCGGCGACAATCCGCTGCTTCTGTCGCAGGAAGACCCTGCCAAGGTCGGCCGCGCCAACAAGGCGACCTCGATCGCCTACAAGCCGGCGCTGGAGCATATCTCCAATTTCGACATCAACTGGAATATCTGCTCCTATCCGAACCCGTCCTGGGCAAAGCTCGTCTTCCCCGACATGCCGATCGAGGAGGCCGTGCGCAAGCTGGCGGACGCGATCTTCGCTGCGTCCCGCGTCGATCGCGACGATCCGATCGCCGCCTGGGCAGCGCATAATGCCGAACTGAGGACGCGGTCGACCTGGCTGAACGGCGAGCGCTTTGCAGCTCTTCACTTTACCGGTCCCGGCACCGACCTGACGGTCGGCCTTGCGGACGGCCATGAATGGCATGGCGGCGCCTCGACGGCGAAGAACGGCGTGACCTGCAACCCGAACATTCCGACGGAGGAGGTCTTCACCACGCCGCATGCGCTGAAGGTGGAGGGCCATGTCTCCTCGACCAAGCCACTCAGCCACCAGGGCACGCTGATCGACGACATCCAGGTGCGGTTCGAAGGCGGACGAATTGTAGAGGCAAAGGCCTCGAAGGGCGAGGCCGTGCTCAACAAGGTGCTCGACACCGACGAAGGCGCGCGGCGGCTGGGCGAAGTGGCGCTGGTGCCGCATTCCTCGCCGATCTCAGCGTCCGGGGTCTTGTTCTACAACACGCTGTTCGACGAGAACGCCTCCTGCCACATCGCGCTTGGCCAATGCTATTCGAAGTGCTTCCTCGACGGCGCCTCGCTCAGCCAGGATCAGATCAAGGCGCAAGGCGGCAATTCCTCGCTGATCCATATCGACTGGATGATTGGCTCGGACAAGGTGGACATCGACGGTATACTCGCCGACGGCTCCAAGGTGCCGGTCATGCGCCGTGGCGAATGGGCCTG